The genomic interval TTTTAAGTTAATTCATCTATATCTTTAAGTTTTTGAATAATGTTTCACAATCGTATCTAcaacattataaatatttttcttataaaaaatataatttttttaataatcaataaattaaataaaaaatttaaacttttgtgGTTTAAAAATTGACGTTCTTCAAATCTTATGTGACATTCAACACACATGCAGTAGACAGTGTGAAGGGAAAGTTGTTTTTACACGGCTAGATTAGAATAGCAATTAATGGAAGAAAACAGAATGAGTAAGTCAAGTCAAAGTCGTCGCAAAACTTTTGCAAAGTAATTTGGAAATTTGCACACTCTTCTTCCACCACATGTCGTTTCTACTTCTAGGAACTTACTAGTATCGTCATTGGAATATGATAACTATAAtcattttgtcattttataaattatcattaattcatttgaataataagtatatgaaatatatattgatatgtAATTGAAGATGTAGactattattttcaattatgaaaatgaaaatgtatgaacattgtagaATGAAGATTAAAACCGTTATATAGGCAATCCattttatcaagaaaaaaaataacatttgttAATTAGTTTGCATTTTCAATTAGATATATGGTGTTTTGATTAATTGAGATAAATAGTGAGATTGGAATTATGATTTTTGAATGTGTGTGAACAGGAGATGtagtatattttaataatttaatttagatttaattacaatatttatgtttttattgatttaatatattttaataatcaattataCTCGTAGAATTTAtaatgatgtttaatttttactataactatttttaaaattactctTAAACTCACGAGTAGACACtagttatataataataataataataataataataataataataataatgataataataataataatgataatgataataataataataataataataataataataataataataataataataataataataataataataataataataataataaaattttgttgcagtaattataaatattttctattgatgatattattacaTGATGGAACAAGTAGGGTCCTGATATGAGTTATTTATATCATAAACAGAGTAATGAGGAACAGTAGTTATATAAGGCCATGTCACAATAGCCTcttctttcttctcttctttcttctcttctttcttttcttctttcttttcttctttcttttccaCATCACCAACGCTCACTAATTCAGCATGACCAAATTTCTTTCTTAGGAGACATGCTACTTTAACTGAATCCACACCTTCCCCAGTTACCTCTATTTGATCCTTGCTCTCTCCTATTATACTTGCACCTTCCACTCCTGAATATTTTCATTTGCACATTCATTCATTTCGTTAAACAatggtttttaataaattaactttttgaaaaaatatataatataatggtGATACAAATTTAGTGTATTTTATATGGGGGAAATAAGTTTTCGATCCTTATAAATATAgcgtattttatttttagttttaaaaattttctttaaaaaatagtttcttaaatatttgtaattaacAATTTTGGTCTCTgcttttaaatcaatttatgtGTATCgtatgaatttttgaatgatttttgcATGCAtgcatgtttaaaatattataagagtTTTTcccaaaaaataattagaatttttttaacaaggaataaattaaatatgattttttttttaaaaaaatttatatttaattaattcttttgttacaaaatctaaaattttgtaGGAtgcatttttaaaatgttataaacATGTCTCtgcaaaaaattattcaaacatTTAAATGATACACATGAATTATCTAAAAAGTAGATACAAAAAttgttaattgaaaaatatttgagagatccttattcaaagaaaaattattagaa from Cicer arietinum cultivar CDC Frontier isolate Library 1 chromosome 5, Cicar.CDCFrontier_v2.0, whole genome shotgun sequence carries:
- the LOC101495677 gene encoding heavy metal-associated isoprenylated plant protein 46-like, whose translation is MAKQKIVIKVSMNNKKSKSKAMTIVVGVSGVEGASIIGESKDQIEVTGEGVDSVKVACLLRKKFGHAELVSVGDVEKKEEKKEEKKEEKKEEKKEEAIVTWPYITTVPHYSVYDINNSYQDPTCSIM